The following coding sequences lie in one Vulgatibacter sp. genomic window:
- a CDS encoding ABC transporter permease — MIALGPRTLFEKEVRRFLRVPGQTILSPVITTVLYLVVFGYALGGRLTEIHGVPYVAFIVPGLIMLAVISNSFLNTSSSIFIMKMQGTMVDLLVSPLTYWQIVWAMVGAAAVRALGVGFLTWLVAIVAQGEVMVPHPFFALAFPILTAIGFAASGLFTGIWAEKFEHVNFVPTFVVTPLTFLGGVFYDVERLPGFFATLSHLNPVLYLVEGMRYGLVGASSVDPWVGLVFLVVFDLVAVGACLYVLRSGWKLRT; from the coding sequence ATGATCGCCCTCGGACCGAGGACCCTCTTCGAGAAGGAGGTCCGGCGCTTCCTGCGGGTGCCGGGGCAGACGATCCTCTCGCCGGTGATCACCACGGTGCTCTACCTGGTGGTCTTCGGCTACGCGCTGGGCGGCAGGCTCACCGAGATCCACGGCGTGCCCTACGTGGCCTTCATCGTGCCCGGCCTGATCATGCTCGCCGTGATCTCCAACTCCTTCCTCAACACCTCGTCGTCGATCTTCATCATGAAGATGCAGGGGACGATGGTGGATCTGCTCGTCTCGCCCCTCACCTATTGGCAGATCGTCTGGGCGATGGTGGGGGCCGCTGCGGTGCGGGCGCTGGGCGTGGGTTTCCTCACCTGGCTGGTGGCGATCGTCGCCCAGGGGGAGGTGATGGTGCCCCATCCCTTCTTCGCCCTCGCCTTCCCGATCCTCACCGCGATCGGCTTCGCCGCGAGCGGGCTCTTCACCGGGATCTGGGCGGAGAAATTCGAGCACGTGAACTTCGTGCCGACCTTCGTGGTCACGCCGCTCACCTTCCTCGGCGGCGTCTTCTACGACGTGGAGCGGCTCCCGGGCTTCTTCGCCACGCTCTCGCACCTCAACCCCGTGCTCTATCTCGTCGAGGGGATGCGCTACGGCCTCGTCGGCGCGTCGTCGGTGGATCCGTGGGTGGGGCTCGTCTTCCTCGTCGTCTTCGACCTGGTGGCGGTGGGCGCGTGCCTCTACGTGCTGCGCTCGGGCTGGAAGCTGCGCACCTGA
- a CDS encoding citrate synthase, which yields MENNTEPKIPYVPGLAGVPAAESKVCDIDGQRGILFYRGYAIEELAEKSTFEETSYMLLNGQLPQKNQLDQFSHDLVHHRRLKYKLIDLMKTLPESGHPMDALMAAVGALGMFYPHINIMNSEERYGATVRLISKLPTIVAAWARMRRGDRDVLPNDKLSHAANFLYMLNEQEPDSTHARIFDQCLILHAEHQMNASTFSARVTGSSLADSYAVVASAVGTLSGPLHGGANEDVLDMLAEIGTVENVVPWLDKAMASKRKIPGFGHREYKVKDPRAKILQRLAEQLFARYGSTPLYDIAVKLESVMEERVGGKGIYPNVDFYSGLVYQKLGIPTDLFTPIFAMARVSGWLSHWLEQLENNRIFRPNQIYVGSAPRNYAALDRR from the coding sequence ATGGAAAACAACACCGAGCCCAAGATCCCGTACGTTCCCGGCCTGGCCGGCGTGCCCGCTGCAGAGTCGAAGGTCTGTGACATCGACGGCCAGCGGGGCATCCTCTTCTACCGTGGCTACGCCATCGAGGAGCTCGCCGAGAAGAGCACCTTCGAAGAGACGAGCTACATGCTGCTCAACGGCCAGCTGCCGCAGAAGAACCAGCTGGACCAGTTCAGCCACGACCTCGTCCACCACCGGCGCCTGAAGTACAAGCTCATCGATCTGATGAAGACGCTGCCGGAGTCGGGCCACCCGATGGACGCGCTGATGGCCGCCGTCGGCGCCCTCGGCATGTTCTACCCGCACATCAACATCATGAACTCCGAGGAGCGGTACGGGGCGACGGTGCGGCTGATCTCCAAGCTCCCGACCATCGTCGCCGCCTGGGCGCGGATGCGCCGGGGCGACCGCGACGTGCTGCCGAACGACAAGCTCAGCCACGCCGCGAACTTCCTCTACATGCTCAACGAGCAGGAGCCGGACAGCACCCACGCCCGGATCTTCGACCAGTGCCTGATCCTCCACGCGGAGCACCAGATGAACGCCTCGACGTTCTCGGCCCGCGTGACCGGCTCGTCGCTGGCCGACTCCTACGCGGTGGTCGCCTCGGCGGTCGGCACCCTCTCCGGCCCGCTCCACGGCGGCGCCAACGAAGACGTGCTCGACATGCTCGCCGAGATCGGCACCGTCGAGAACGTCGTCCCCTGGCTCGACAAGGCCATGGCCTCGAAGCGGAAGATCCCGGGCTTCGGTCACCGTGAGTACAAGGTGAAGGATCCCCGCGCGAAGATCCTCCAGCGCCTCGCCGAGCAGCTCTTCGCCCGCTACGGCTCGACCCCGCTCTACGACATCGCCGTGAAGCTCGAGTCGGTGATGGAGGAGCGCGTCGGCGGCAAGGGAATCTACCCGAACGTCGACTTCTACTCCGGCCTCGTCTACCAGAAGCTCGGCATCCCCACCGACCTCTTCACGCCGATCTTCGCGATGGCGCGGGTGTCGGGCTGGCTGTCGCACTGGCTCGAGCAGCTCGAGAACAACCGCATCTTCCGGCCGAACCAGATCTACGTCGGCTCGGCGCCGCGGAACTACGCGGCCCTCGACCGCCGCTAG
- the nhaR gene encoding transcriptional activator NhaR gives MEWLNYHHLFYFWTVVREGSVTAASRKLRLAQPTVSAQIRMLEESLGEKLFAREGRRLVPTDVGRTVFRYADEIFALGSELREAVRGAPTGRPVRFRVGVADQVPKLVAHRLLEPALQPKTPISLVCTEDRTDRLLADLAVHELDLVISDAPVSPHVQIRAFNHLLGSSPVRFFAAPALARRLARRFPQSLDGAPFLFPAENTSLRRALDRYFEEQSVRPAPAGEFEDSALLEVFGQAGAGVFAAPAVIERALERQYDVRAIGGTDAIQERYWAISAERRIKHPAVLAIAEGARSELFAPPTDA, from the coding sequence ATGGAATGGCTCAACTACCACCACCTCTTCTACTTCTGGACCGTGGTCCGCGAGGGCTCGGTCACCGCTGCGAGCAGGAAGCTCCGCCTCGCGCAGCCCACGGTGAGCGCGCAGATCCGGATGCTCGAGGAGAGCCTCGGCGAGAAGCTCTTCGCCAGGGAGGGGAGGCGGCTGGTGCCCACCGACGTGGGCCGCACCGTCTTCCGTTACGCCGACGAGATCTTCGCGCTGGGCTCGGAGCTGCGCGAGGCGGTGCGCGGCGCCCCCACCGGCAGGCCGGTGCGCTTCCGCGTCGGCGTCGCCGACCAGGTCCCGAAGCTGGTGGCCCACCGCCTCCTCGAGCCGGCGCTCCAGCCGAAGACGCCGATCTCCCTCGTCTGCACCGAGGATCGGACCGATCGCCTCCTCGCCGATCTCGCGGTGCACGAGCTCGATCTGGTGATCTCCGACGCGCCGGTCTCGCCCCACGTGCAGATCCGCGCCTTCAACCACCTGCTCGGCTCGAGCCCGGTGCGCTTCTTCGCCGCGCCCGCCCTGGCCCGCAGGCTCGCCCGCCGCTTCCCCCAATCCCTCGACGGCGCGCCCTTCCTCTTCCCCGCGGAGAACACCAGCCTGCGGCGGGCCCTCGACCGCTACTTCGAGGAGCAGTCGGTCCGCCCGGCGCCTGCAGGCGAGTTCGAGGACAGCGCGCTGCTCGAGGTCTTCGGCCAGGCAGGCGCCGGCGTCTTCGCGGCGCCGGCGGTGATCGAGCGGGCGCTGGAGCGGCAATACGACGTGCGCGCCATCGGCGGCACCGACGCGATCCAGGAGCGCTACTGGGCGATCTCGGCGGAGCGCCGGATCAAACACCCGGCGGTGCTCGCCATCGCCGAAGGGGCCCGCAGCGAGCTCTTCGCACCACCCACCGACGCATAG
- a CDS encoding GNAT family N-acetyltransferase: MHFRPASAADTTFVRELSTEAFAPFGDYRDLLPRWTAVPGVSTWVAVERAPCGFVMVGFYFGDPGRTWVYADLLAIAVSPACRGRGMGRRLLRHAVEVAQTARTSFDVRELRLTVADSNERALHLFATEGFLVSEENHGRYDGGQLALRMHRPL; encoded by the coding sequence GTGCACTTCCGACCTGCCAGCGCTGCGGACACCACCTTCGTCCGCGAACTCTCCACCGAGGCCTTCGCGCCCTTCGGGGACTACCGCGATTTGCTGCCCCGCTGGACCGCGGTACCCGGGGTCTCGACCTGGGTGGCGGTCGAGCGCGCCCCCTGCGGCTTCGTGATGGTCGGCTTCTATTTCGGGGATCCCGGACGGACCTGGGTCTACGCCGATCTGCTCGCCATCGCGGTCTCCCCCGCCTGCCGCGGCAGGGGCATGGGACGGCGGCTCCTCCGCCACGCGGTGGAGGTGGCGCAGACGGCCCGCACCTCATTCGACGTGCGGGAGCTCCGGCTCACCGTCGCCGACTCGAACGAGCGGGCGCTCCACCTCTTCGCCACCGAGGGCTTCCTGGTGAGCGAGGAGAACCACGGCCGCTACGACGGCGGCCAGCTCGCCCTGCGCATGCACCGGCCCCTGTGA
- a CDS encoding OPT family oligopeptide transporter, whose translation MSLDPAQDLKQPSPPEEPKLSVVAKGESPEDREAREWLENVYQGDRVKQLSPRSIITGMLIGAVMSISNLYVGLKTGWGLGVTITACIIAFAVFKALEAVVPAYKKDHFTILENNTMASAASAAGYMASAGLVSAFPALLLTTGRNLLWWEMMLWLGAVSILGVFMAVPLKRQLINIDKLPFPTGTATAETLRSMHTAGLEAMQKAKSLLWAAVGGAIVALWRDAPFMGNLALPGHFPLFPGAKGKALEERLTFGVEGSLIMVAAGAIMGIRVGWSLLLGAVVYFGVIGPMLLDGGVVQPGYRGLVSWTLWPATSMMVTGGLLAFGLRWKTVLRAFSGLAGVVGKKGDNTDPLAHIEVPGSWFVWGTALSGAACVLMGHYLFDVSWWMGILAVLATFLLSVVAARATGETDVTPIGAMGKITQLTYGVIAPSNITTNLMTASVTAGAASHSADLLTDLKSGYLLGGNPRKQTIAQLFGVLAGTLLCVPVYTIIAKPEKLGSAELPAPAAQVWASVAKMLADGLDALPQGALMGIVVGGIIGIVLTLLEEFAPKYRKWIPSTTGLGIAGVIPAFNSISMFLGALGAWILMRQKPKTAEKYTVAVSSGLIAGESLMGVAIILALQGPGMIKEILAHLGF comes from the coding sequence ATGAGCCTCGATCCCGCCCAGGACCTCAAGCAGCCCAGCCCCCCGGAAGAGCCGAAGCTCTCGGTGGTGGCGAAGGGCGAGAGCCCCGAGGACCGCGAAGCCCGGGAGTGGCTGGAGAACGTCTACCAGGGCGACAGGGTGAAGCAGCTTTCGCCCCGCTCGATCATCACCGGCATGCTCATCGGCGCCGTGATGTCGATCTCCAACCTCTACGTCGGCCTCAAGACCGGCTGGGGCCTGGGCGTCACCATCACCGCCTGCATCATCGCCTTCGCCGTCTTCAAGGCCCTCGAGGCCGTGGTCCCCGCCTACAAGAAGGACCACTTCACCATCCTCGAGAACAACACCATGGCCTCCGCGGCGAGCGCCGCCGGCTACATGGCCTCCGCGGGCCTGGTCTCCGCCTTCCCGGCGCTCCTCCTCACCACCGGCCGCAACCTGCTCTGGTGGGAGATGATGCTCTGGCTCGGCGCGGTCTCGATCCTCGGCGTCTTCATGGCGGTGCCGCTCAAGCGGCAGCTCATCAACATCGACAAGCTCCCCTTCCCCACCGGCACCGCCACCGCCGAGACCCTGCGCTCGATGCACACCGCCGGCCTCGAGGCGATGCAGAAGGCCAAGTCGCTCCTCTGGGCAGCGGTGGGCGGCGCCATCGTGGCGCTGTGGCGCGACGCGCCCTTCATGGGCAACCTCGCCCTCCCCGGCCACTTCCCGCTCTTCCCCGGCGCGAAGGGCAAGGCGCTCGAGGAGCGCCTCACCTTCGGCGTCGAGGGCTCGCTGATCATGGTGGCCGCCGGCGCGATCATGGGCATCCGCGTGGGCTGGTCGCTGCTGCTGGGCGCGGTGGTCTACTTCGGCGTGATCGGGCCCATGCTCCTCGACGGCGGCGTGGTGCAGCCCGGCTACCGCGGCCTCGTCTCCTGGACCCTCTGGCCCGCCACCTCGATGATGGTGACCGGCGGCCTCCTCGCCTTCGGCCTGCGCTGGAAGACGGTGCTCCGCGCCTTCTCGGGCCTCGCCGGCGTGGTCGGCAAGAAGGGCGACAACACCGATCCCCTCGCCCACATCGAGGTGCCCGGCTCCTGGTTCGTGTGGGGCACGGCCCTCTCCGGCGCCGCCTGCGTCCTGATGGGCCACTACCTCTTCGACGTGAGCTGGTGGATGGGCATCCTCGCGGTGCTCGCCACCTTCCTCCTTTCGGTGGTCGCCGCCCGCGCCACCGGCGAGACCGACGTCACGCCGATCGGCGCCATGGGCAAGATCACCCAGCTCACCTACGGCGTGATCGCCCCCTCGAACATCACCACCAACCTGATGACCGCCTCGGTGACCGCAGGCGCCGCGTCCCACTCGGCGGACCTGCTCACCGATCTCAAGTCGGGCTATCTGCTCGGCGGCAACCCCCGGAAGCAGACCATCGCGCAGCTCTTCGGCGTTCTCGCCGGCACCCTGCTCTGCGTGCCCGTCTACACGATCATCGCGAAGCCCGAGAAGCTGGGCTCCGCCGAGCTCCCCGCCCCCGCGGCGCAGGTCTGGGCCTCGGTGGCGAAGATGCTCGCCGACGGCCTCGACGCGCTGCCCCAGGGCGCGCTCATGGGCATCGTGGTGGGCGGCATCATCGGCATCGTGCTCACGCTGCTCGAGGAGTTCGCTCCGAAGTACCGGAAGTGGATCCCGTCGACCACGGGCCTCGGCATCGCCGGCGTGATCCCCGCCTTCAACTCGATCTCGATGTTCCTCGGCGCCCTCGGCGCCTGGATCCTGATGCGCCAGAAGCCGAAGACCGCGGAGAAGTACACGGTCGCGGTGTCGTCGGGCCTCATCGCCGGCGAGTCGCTGATGGGCGTGGCGATCATCCTCGCGCTGCAGGGCCCCGGGATGATCAAGGAGATCCTCGCGCACCTCGGTTTCTGA
- a CDS encoding M48 family metalloprotease: MKNQLKALFLLGAIGALLVGCGALLGTGWAIAALAFALVLNVSAYFFSDRVLLRMHGAQPLSREEAPRIHAMVEEMAQRAGIPMPRLVRIADAQPNAFATGRNPKHGVVAVTDGIVRILSERELRGVIAHEVAHIKNRDILVSTLAAVAASAISMIGNFLPFSLLGGGDEEEAPSPFVALAAAFVAPLVGTMIQFAISRSREYLADEEAARLGGDPEALASALERLEHAAFGIASDRAQPAAASLYIVNPLRAYEEFGPAGAGPHSSLALRAKGAPSRDRSAFGSAGAFASQTLTGGERLSRLFSTHPPTAERVRRLRQLATTGWQAA; encoded by the coding sequence ATGAAGAACCAGCTCAAGGCCCTCTTCCTCCTCGGCGCCATCGGCGCGCTGCTCGTGGGCTGCGGCGCCCTCCTCGGCACCGGCTGGGCGATCGCGGCCCTCGCCTTCGCCCTGGTGCTCAACGTCTCTGCCTATTTCTTCTCCGACCGGGTGCTGCTGCGCATGCACGGCGCGCAGCCCCTCTCCCGCGAGGAGGCGCCGCGGATCCACGCGATGGTCGAGGAGATGGCGCAGCGAGCGGGCATCCCCATGCCGCGGCTGGTGCGCATCGCCGACGCACAGCCCAACGCCTTCGCCACCGGCCGCAACCCGAAGCACGGCGTGGTGGCGGTGACCGACGGCATCGTCCGGATCCTCTCCGAGCGGGAGCTCCGCGGCGTGATCGCCCACGAGGTGGCCCACATCAAGAACCGGGACATCCTCGTCTCGACCCTGGCGGCGGTGGCCGCCTCGGCGATCTCGATGATCGGCAACTTCCTCCCCTTCTCGCTCCTCGGCGGCGGCGACGAGGAGGAGGCGCCCTCGCCCTTCGTGGCGCTGGCTGCGGCGTTCGTCGCGCCGCTCGTCGGCACGATGATCCAGTTCGCGATCTCCCGCTCGCGCGAATACCTCGCCGACGAGGAGGCAGCGCGGCTGGGCGGCGATCCCGAGGCCCTCGCCTCGGCGCTGGAGCGCCTCGAGCACGCGGCGTTCGGCATCGCCTCCGATCGGGCGCAGCCCGCTGCGGCGAGCCTCTACATCGTCAATCCGCTCAGAGCGTACGAAGAATTCGGTCCGGCAGGCGCCGGCCCGCATTCTTCGCTCGCGCTTCGCGCGAAAGGCGCTCCTTCTCGCGATCGCTCCGCCTTCGGCTCCGCTGGAGCGTTTGCTTCGCAAACGCTCACCGGCGGCGAGCGGCTCTCGCGCCTCTTCTCCACCCACCCGCCCACCGCGGAGCGCGTGCGCCGGCTGCGGCAGCTCGCCACCACCGGTTGGCAGGCGGCCTGA
- a CDS encoding HPF/RaiA family ribosome-associated protein: MQIDVRFTRLQPSAALAQHAQRRILFALDRFQPQIARVSIRLQDTNGPRGGVDKSCSVEVALLQGGTVRLDEIGEDAYAVVDRAAARLRHSVARTLERAHPRSGPSLATLPLADERKAG, encoded by the coding sequence ATGCAGATCGACGTCCGTTTCACCCGTCTCCAGCCCAGCGCCGCGCTGGCGCAGCACGCGCAGCGGCGGATCCTCTTTGCCCTCGACCGGTTCCAGCCCCAGATCGCGCGGGTCTCGATCCGCCTGCAGGACACCAACGGCCCCCGCGGTGGTGTCGACAAGAGCTGCTCCGTCGAGGTGGCCCTGCTCCAGGGCGGCACGGTGCGCCTCGACGAGATCGGCGAGGACGCCTACGCGGTGGTGGATCGCGCCGCGGCGCGGCTCCGCCACTCGGTCGCCCGCACCCTCGAGCGCGCCCACCCGCGCAGCGGCCCGTCGCTTGCGACGCTGCCCCTCGCGGACGAGAGGAAGGCGGGCTGA
- a CDS encoding tellurite resistance TerB family protein, translating into MDKAISWARAHLSGDANGAASELCLAAMVAGASGDGIDAAERAYVIDTASKLPGFDQMPTDQLQALFDRVVAALDGADLKSTLQKLSEGANAEQRRAAYSLACLAALSDGAATDEELDLLLEIRDGVGLTDGEAADVEATIREGVGAREVFEEDGVAWRLATPEVQMKAALFAQEALDPTPLAPYAGACVEAMVLAAAADGGLSAAEADHIHELAERLPVLGGIDGHELERFVADAAGRIAREGAERRLEALAGWLPEEARRSAFILAMVVALADHRATRAEMHFLERMRETFGIGAAEGEELLAAVRDQVYG; encoded by the coding sequence ATGGACAAGGCGATCTCCTGGGCACGGGCCCATCTGAGCGGTGATGCCAACGGTGCTGCGAGCGAGCTCTGCCTCGCCGCGATGGTGGCGGGTGCCTCGGGGGACGGCATCGATGCCGCCGAGCGGGCCTATGTGATCGACACCGCCAGCAAGCTGCCGGGCTTCGATCAGATGCCGACCGATCAGCTCCAGGCGCTCTTCGACCGGGTGGTCGCTGCGCTCGACGGCGCGGATCTCAAGAGCACCCTCCAGAAGCTCTCCGAGGGGGCCAACGCCGAGCAGCGCCGCGCCGCCTATTCGCTGGCCTGCCTCGCCGCCCTCTCCGACGGCGCCGCCACCGACGAGGAACTCGATCTCCTCCTCGAGATCCGCGACGGCGTGGGGCTCACCGACGGCGAGGCCGCCGACGTGGAGGCGACGATTCGCGAGGGCGTCGGCGCCCGCGAGGTCTTCGAGGAGGACGGCGTGGCCTGGCGCCTCGCCACCCCCGAGGTGCAGATGAAGGCGGCGCTCTTCGCGCAGGAGGCCCTCGACCCCACGCCGCTGGCGCCCTATGCGGGCGCCTGCGTCGAGGCGATGGTGCTCGCCGCCGCAGCGGACGGCGGCCTCTCGGCCGCAGAGGCCGACCACATCCACGAGCTGGCGGAGCGGCTCCCGGTCCTCGGCGGCATCGACGGCCACGAGCTCGAGCGCTTCGTCGCCGACGCAGCCGGGCGGATCGCCCGCGAAGGCGCGGAGCGCCGCCTCGAGGCCCTGGCCGGCTGGCTCCCCGAGGAGGCGCGGCGCAGCGCCTTCATTCTGGCGATGGTGGTGGCGCTGGCAGACCACCGCGCCACCAGGGCCGAGATGCACTTTCTCGAGCGAATGCGGGAGACCTTCGGGATCGGCGCCGCGGAGGGCGAGGAGCTCCTCGCCGCGGTACGCGACCAGGTCTACGGCTGA
- a CDS encoding M50 family metallopeptidase: MLRVRGVPIRLHFSVLLLIPFLTWALAAQTGLVAEAAGLPVEQLALPGWAWGLIASAGLLVSITLHELAHTLLAIRHGGRVDSIVLMALGGVSQITQMPRQPKHELVMAIAGPITSILLAVGFSLGYAATRATPNVAFALFVLAYLNLVLGIFNLLPAFPMDGGRVLRAALAWRWGKHRATRIAATVGKAMAVVFGLVGLLGGGVWLVLIAFFVWAGASQEKLHAEVQNALANLRVGEMKNTVPSVAVDASVEDARVLLRDAGATSGVVVEDGKTLGVIRRDEIYKVPVEERSREQVRDHMLRTVAVETNEEIAESFDRVLREGEVPVIDHDTGEALGVVRAADVLAKLQERGFHLPGEGPRSPPGREPPA; encoded by the coding sequence GTGCTCCGCGTCCGCGGGGTTCCCATCCGGCTGCACTTCTCCGTGCTGCTGCTCATCCCCTTTCTGACCTGGGCGCTGGCGGCGCAGACCGGGCTGGTGGCGGAGGCGGCAGGTCTACCCGTGGAGCAGCTCGCGCTGCCGGGCTGGGCCTGGGGCCTCATCGCCTCCGCGGGCCTGCTCGTCTCGATCACCCTCCACGAGCTCGCCCACACGCTGCTGGCGATCCGCCACGGCGGCAGGGTCGACTCGATCGTGCTGATGGCGCTGGGCGGCGTCTCCCAGATCACCCAGATGCCGCGGCAGCCGAAGCACGAGCTGGTGATGGCGATCGCCGGGCCGATCACCTCGATCCTCCTGGCGGTCGGCTTCAGCCTCGGCTACGCGGCGACCCGCGCCACCCCCAATGTCGCCTTCGCCCTCTTCGTGCTCGCCTACTTGAACCTCGTGCTCGGCATCTTCAACCTGCTCCCGGCCTTCCCCATGGACGGCGGCCGGGTGCTGCGCGCAGCGCTCGCGTGGCGGTGGGGCAAGCACCGCGCCACCCGGATCGCCGCCACGGTGGGCAAGGCGATGGCGGTGGTCTTCGGCCTGGTCGGCCTCCTCGGCGGCGGGGTGTGGCTGGTGCTCATCGCCTTCTTCGTCTGGGCCGGCGCCTCGCAGGAGAAGCTCCACGCCGAGGTGCAGAACGCCCTCGCCAACCTCCGCGTCGGCGAGATGAAGAACACCGTCCCCTCCGTCGCCGTGGACGCCAGCGTCGAGGACGCCAGGGTCCTGCTCCGCGACGCAGGCGCCACCTCCGGCGTCGTGGTGGAGGACGGCAAGACGCTGGGCGTGATCCGCCGCGACGAGATCTACAAGGTGCCGGTGGAGGAACGGAGCCGCGAGCAGGTGCGCGATCACATGCTTCGCACCGTGGCGGTGGAGACCAACGAGGAGATCGCCGAGTCCTTCGATCGCGTGCTGCGCGAGGGCGAGGTGCCGGTGATCGATCACGACACCGGTGAGGCGCTGGGTGTGGTCCGCGCCGCCGACGTGCTGGCCAAGCTGCAGGAGCGCGGCTTCCACCTGCCGGGCGAGGGGCCGCGGTCGCCGCCGGGGCGCGAGCCGCCCGCCTGA
- a CDS encoding TerC family protein, whose amino-acid sequence METIGNPWLWSGFIAFVVAMLALDLGVFHRKAHAVSLKEAAIWSGVWVGFAVLFNVAIWHYFGAERGLEFATGYVIEKALSVDNLFVFVAIFSAFAVPAAFQHRVLFWGILGALVLRAIFILVGGALLARFHWVMYLFGAILLFTAVKLFVSRDEKPEPEKSPVTRLFRRFVPTTEGFRGTSFLVKENGRRLATPLLLVLVLVEATDLVFAVDSIPAIFAVTRDPFLVFTSNIFAILGLRSLYFLLAGIVDRFHYLKPALALVLAFVGTKMVIVDLYKVPVGVSLAVIATLIGGAVLLSFLRPPKAAGAAALRVEAE is encoded by the coding sequence TTGGAAACGATCGGCAATCCCTGGCTCTGGTCCGGCTTCATCGCCTTCGTGGTCGCGATGCTCGCCCTCGACCTCGGCGTCTTCCACCGCAAGGCCCACGCGGTCTCGCTCAAGGAGGCGGCGATCTGGAGCGGCGTCTGGGTGGGCTTCGCCGTCCTCTTCAACGTCGCCATCTGGCACTACTTCGGGGCCGAGCGCGGCCTCGAATTCGCCACCGGCTACGTGATCGAGAAGGCGCTCTCGGTCGACAACCTCTTCGTCTTCGTCGCGATCTTCTCGGCCTTCGCCGTGCCCGCCGCCTTCCAGCACAGGGTGCTCTTCTGGGGCATCCTCGGCGCGCTGGTGCTGCGCGCGATCTTCATCCTCGTGGGCGGCGCGCTCCTCGCCCGCTTCCACTGGGTGATGTACCTCTTCGGCGCCATCCTGCTCTTCACCGCGGTGAAGCTCTTCGTCAGCCGTGACGAGAAACCCGAACCCGAGAAGAGCCCGGTGACCCGGCTCTTCCGCCGCTTCGTCCCCACCACCGAAGGCTTCCGGGGCACCAGCTTCCTCGTGAAGGAAAACGGCAGGCGCCTCGCCACGCCGCTCCTCCTCGTGCTGGTGCTGGTGGAGGCGACCGACCTCGTCTTCGCGGTGGACAGCATCCCGGCGATCTTCGCGGTGACCCGGGATCCCTTCCTGGTGTTCACCTCGAACATCTTCGCCATCCTCGGCCTGCGCTCGCTCTACTTCCTGCTCGCCGGCATCGTGGATCGCTTCCACTACCTCAAGCCGGCGCTGGCGCTGGTGCTCGCCTTCGTGGGCACGAAGATGGTGATCGTCGATCTCTACAAGGTGCCGGTGGGCGTTTCGCTCGCCGTGATCGCGACGCTGATCGGCGGCGCCGTGCTCCTCTCCTTCCTGCGGCCGCCGAAGGCAGCCGGCGCAGCGGCGCTGCGGGTCGAAGCGGAGTGA
- a CDS encoding ABC transporter ATP-binding protein produces the protein MEAPNFVVEIDHLTKRYDGFTALDDASLQIRQGEIFALLGPNGAGKTTMIGCVAGLVVPTGGTARVLGHDVQRDYHITRRAVGLVPQEINFDPFFNIEEILRFQAGYFGVKLSQERLDALLRAMDLTRKRTAGTRELSGGMKRRLLIAKALVHQPKVLFLDEPTAGVDVELRRDLWNYVRELRAQGTTVVLTTHYLEEAEELADRIGMIDRGQILLVEEKKDLLRRFGERTLRLLLGKSVGEIPAGLQDRNARLLEGGCVLELTQPANEELGPVLAQALAAGLHVRDVETRKTALEEIYVRLLAEHERSRKVAGR, from the coding sequence TTGGAAGCTCCAAATTTCGTGGTGGAGATCGACCACCTCACCAAGCGCTACGACGGCTTCACCGCCCTCGACGACGCCTCCCTGCAGATCCGGCAGGGCGAGATCTTCGCGCTTCTCGGCCCCAACGGGGCCGGCAAGACGACGATGATCGGATGCGTCGCCGGCCTGGTGGTTCCCACGGGCGGAACGGCCCGGGTCCTTGGCCACGACGTCCAGCGCGATTACCACATCACGCGACGTGCCGTAGGCCTGGTCCCGCAGGAGATCAACTTCGATCCCTTCTTTAATATCGAAGAGATCCTCCGGTTCCAGGCGGGCTACTTCGGCGTGAAGCTCTCCCAGGAGCGGCTCGACGCCCTGCTCCGCGCCATGGATCTCACCCGGAAGCGCACCGCGGGCACCCGGGAGCTCTCGGGCGGCATGAAGCGGCGCCTGCTCATCGCCAAGGCGCTGGTCCACCAGCCGAAGGTCCTCTTCCTCGACGAGCCCACCGCCGGCGTGGACGTGGAGCTCCGGCGCGACCTCTGGAATTACGTCCGGGAGCTGCGGGCCCAGGGAACCACCGTGGTCCTCACCACCCACTATCTCGAGGAGGCGGAGGAGCTCGCCGACCGGATCGGGATGATCGACCGGGGGCAGATCCTCCTCGTCGAGGAGAAGAAGGATCTGCTCCGCCGCTTCGGCGAGAGGACCCTGCGCCTGCTCCTCGGAAAGAGCGTGGGCGAGATCCCCGCCGGGCTGCAGGATCGGAACGCGCGGCTCCTCGAGGGCGGCTGCGTTCTCGAGCTCACCCAGCCGGCGAACGAGGAGCTGGGTCCCGTGCTGGCGCAGGCCCTCGCCGCGGGCCTGCACGTCCGCGACGTCGAGACCCGGAAGACCGCCCTCGAGGAGATCTACGTGCGGCTCCTCGCCGAGCACGAGCGGAGCAGGAAGGTGGCAGGTAGATGA